Proteins encoded together in one Mycobacterium simiae window:
- a CDS encoding LLM class F420-dependent oxidoreductase, with protein sequence MTVRIGVQLWAGGTPDYRTWRQAVVHAEQLGADAIFGYDHFHKPFVDIVDGVPQLHDEQPEVNNFEGWTALASWGEITSRAEIGLLVSGMPYRNPDLVADMARTVDHISGGRLILGLGAGWYPQDFIAYGYEYGTVRSRMDQFDEGLQRIEYRLEHLTPKPLRPIPILIGGGGERRTIPAAARHAHIWHSFEPIEAFRRKNELLKRLATEAGRDETAIERAIAWTDANTADAFVDEGVTLFTTEIHPDDNGYDFSELETMLAWRNR encoded by the coding sequence GTGACCGTACGGATAGGCGTCCAGTTGTGGGCTGGCGGGACACCGGACTACCGGACTTGGCGCCAGGCGGTGGTGCATGCCGAGCAGCTCGGCGCCGACGCCATCTTTGGCTACGACCACTTTCATAAGCCGTTCGTCGATATTGTCGACGGCGTCCCGCAGCTTCACGACGAGCAGCCGGAGGTAAACAACTTCGAGGGCTGGACCGCGCTGGCGTCCTGGGGAGAGATCACCAGTCGAGCCGAGATCGGGCTGCTGGTCAGCGGTATGCCGTACCGCAACCCCGACCTTGTCGCCGACATGGCCCGCACCGTCGATCACATCAGCGGCGGGCGGTTGATCCTTGGTCTGGGCGCCGGTTGGTATCCGCAAGACTTCATCGCCTACGGCTACGAATATGGCACCGTGCGATCGCGGATGGACCAATTCGATGAGGGCCTGCAGCGCATCGAGTATCGGCTTGAGCATCTGACGCCCAAGCCGCTGCGGCCGATCCCCATCCTCATCGGCGGCGGCGGCGAGCGTCGCACCATTCCCGCCGCGGCACGGCATGCCCACATCTGGCACAGCTTCGAACCCATCGAGGCTTTCCGGCGCAAGAATGAGCTCCTCAAGCGGCTCGCCACCGAAGCCGGGCGGGACGAAACGGCTATTGAACGCGCCATCGCATGGACGGACGCCAACACGGCGGACGCGTTCGTCGACGAAGGTGTCACGCTGTTCACCACCGAAATTCACCCCGACGACAACGGGTATGACTTCTCCGAACTGGAGACGATGCTGGCATGGCGTAATCGATGA
- a CDS encoding cutinase family protein → MSARRVVRIAGAAAALIWPLAGSPTSAPTATADPCSDVEVVFARGTHQDPGLGNIGQAFTDSLTSQVGGKSVGVYPVNYPANDDYHNSAPSGANDASSHIQDTVANCPNTKIVLGGYSQGSTVIDLATQAMPAPVADHVAAVALFGEPTSQFSSMLWGGQPLPTINPIYSAKTISLCAPDDPICSGGGNIMAHVSYIQSGMTDQAATFAANRLR, encoded by the coding sequence ATGAGTGCACGCAGAGTTGTCCGAATCGCCGGCGCCGCGGCAGCGCTGATCTGGCCGCTGGCCGGCTCGCCGACGAGCGCCCCCACCGCAACGGCCGATCCCTGCTCGGACGTCGAGGTGGTCTTCGCTCGCGGTACCCATCAAGACCCCGGTCTGGGCAACATCGGTCAAGCGTTCACGGATTCGCTGACATCGCAGGTCGGCGGGAAGTCCGTCGGCGTGTACCCGGTCAACTATCCGGCCAACGACGACTACCACAACAGCGCGCCGAGCGGTGCCAACGACGCCAGCAGCCACATTCAGGACACCGTCGCCAATTGCCCCAACACGAAAATCGTGCTGGGCGGCTACTCCCAGGGCTCCACGGTGATCGATTTGGCCACTCAGGCGATGCCGGCGCCGGTCGCTGACCATGTCGCCGCGGTCGCCCTGTTCGGCGAGCCGACCAGTCAGTTCTCCAGCATGTTGTGGGGCGGACAGCCATTACCCACGATCAACCCGATCTACAGCGCGAAGACCATCAGCCTGTGCGCGCCTGACGATCCGATCTGCTCCGGCGGTGGGAACATCATGGCCCACGTTTCCTACATTCAGTCCGGCATGACCGACCAAGCCGCGACGTTTGCGGCCAACCGCCTCCGCTAA
- a CDS encoding glycosyltransferase produces MKCVLVGYGSRGDVEPLAATGRELTRRGHEVQMAVAPNMVAFVESAGLAAVAYGRDSREQMAFAADFVGKPQNPVTMWSEITRHLNEVKAEKTAALTPLAQGADLLVAGFNEQGVAQNVAEYHNIPLGVLHYFPARILHSGAFGPQVTKETDDAQRRLLGLPDRAADPVRPALEIQAYDELCLPGTAADWLDADTPRRFVGALTLGLPGASDGEVMEWISAGAPPIYFGFGSTPLSSPAETVAVIAEACARVGERALICMGPNDVPDAADAHVKIVGEVNHAAIFPLCRAVVHHGGAGATAAGLRAGIPALLLWFWLDQPVWASGVTQLKVGLGRNFMESTLDSVVADLQAVLAPERAERAREVAAMMTKAAESRARTADLLEETAVERVSA; encoded by the coding sequence ATGAAGTGTGTGTTGGTCGGGTATGGAAGCCGCGGCGATGTCGAGCCGTTGGCGGCCACCGGACGTGAACTGACGCGCCGCGGCCACGAGGTGCAGATGGCCGTCGCGCCGAACATGGTGGCCTTCGTCGAATCCGCCGGGCTTGCGGCCGTCGCCTACGGTCGCGATTCCCGGGAACAGATGGCTTTTGCCGCCGACTTCGTCGGCAAACCCCAGAACCCGGTCACCATGTGGTCCGAGATCACCCGACACCTCAACGAGGTCAAAGCGGAGAAGACGGCTGCGTTGACTCCGCTGGCCCAGGGCGCCGACCTGCTGGTGGCGGGCTTCAACGAGCAAGGTGTGGCCCAAAATGTCGCCGAGTACCACAACATTCCGCTCGGCGTGCTGCACTATTTTCCGGCGCGGATCCTGCATTCCGGCGCGTTCGGGCCGCAGGTCACCAAAGAGACCGACGACGCCCAGCGGCGCCTCCTCGGCTTGCCGGATCGTGCCGCAGATCCGGTCCGGCCCGCGCTGGAAATCCAGGCTTATGACGAGCTCTGCTTGCCCGGGACGGCGGCCGACTGGCTGGATGCCGATACCCCGCGACGTTTCGTCGGTGCCCTCACGCTCGGACTGCCCGGTGCGTCCGACGGCGAGGTCATGGAGTGGATCTCCGCCGGTGCCCCGCCCATCTACTTCGGATTCGGCAGCACGCCGCTGAGCTCGCCCGCCGAGACCGTGGCAGTGATCGCCGAAGCCTGTGCGCGGGTCGGCGAACGGGCGCTGATCTGCATGGGCCCCAACGACGTTCCAGACGCGGCGGATGCCCACGTCAAGATCGTCGGGGAAGTGAACCACGCAGCGATCTTCCCGTTGTGCCGCGCGGTGGTCCACCACGGTGGCGCCGGTGCGACTGCCGCGGGTCTGCGCGCCGGGATCCCGGCGTTGCTGCTGTGGTTCTGGCTCGATCAACCGGTTTGGGCATCGGGGGTCACGCAGCTCAAGGTTGGCTTGGGCCGGAACTTTATGGAAAGCACCCTGGACTCCGTGGTGGCGGATCTGCAGGCCGTCCTGGCCCCGGAGCGCGCGGAGCGGGCGCGTGAGGTGGCCGCGATGATGACGAAGGCCGCCGAGAGTAGAGCGCGCACTGCGGATCTCCTCGAGGAGACCGCGGTTGAGCGCGTCAGCGCTTAG
- a CDS encoding DMT family transporter → MGGVISHAVAIISGLLAAFWAAVGIVVRQRAAQDVLPAGDSAATVVTSVVRQPLWWAGILAAVAGYVFQAVALANGSLLLVQPLLVSSLLFALPMSARLCHQRITRAEWSWAIVLTVALAAFVLVGHPREGHNRPPIPSWSLALALTAPLAIACLVAARRTSGRTRAMLLAVTVAVLLGMIAVLTKICTHRYAIGGWHALMTVPAPYLLVILALAVTMVQSSAFHAGALQASLPIMLVGEPVVAVLLGIVVLGEQLAVQGSAALGLVVAIVAMVSSTVALARDQAPGSIAAKDAGAQAANEGNVIRT, encoded by the coding sequence ATGGGGGGGGTGATTTCACACGCCGTCGCGATCATCTCCGGGTTGCTCGCCGCATTCTGGGCGGCCGTCGGCATCGTTGTTCGGCAGCGGGCGGCGCAAGACGTCCTGCCCGCCGGCGACAGCGCCGCCACGGTGGTCACTAGCGTCGTGCGACAACCGTTGTGGTGGGCGGGAATTCTGGCCGCTGTCGCCGGTTATGTGTTTCAAGCCGTGGCCCTGGCAAATGGCTCCCTGTTGCTGGTGCAGCCGCTGCTGGTGTCCTCGCTGCTGTTCGCGTTGCCTATGAGCGCGAGACTCTGCCACCAGCGCATCACCCGCGCGGAGTGGAGTTGGGCGATCGTGTTGACCGTCGCCTTGGCGGCGTTCGTGCTTGTCGGGCATCCGCGCGAGGGCCACAACCGTCCGCCGATACCGTCGTGGAGCTTGGCGCTGGCTCTCACCGCGCCGCTGGCGATCGCGTGCCTCGTCGCGGCGCGGCGCACCTCGGGCCGCACCCGTGCCATGCTGCTGGCGGTCACCGTGGCCGTGCTGCTCGGCATGATCGCCGTGTTGACGAAGATCTGCACGCACCGCTACGCCATCGGCGGATGGCACGCCCTGATGACCGTGCCCGCTCCGTACCTGCTGGTAATTCTGGCGCTCGCCGTGACAATGGTGCAGAGTTCCGCTTTTCACGCCGGCGCTTTACAAGCATCGCTTCCGATCATGCTGGTCGGCGAGCCTGTGGTTGCGGTGCTGCTCGGGATCGTCGTGCTCGGCGAGCAGCTCGCCGTGCAAGGGTCGGCGGCGCTGGGTCTGGTGGTCGCCATCGTGGCAATGGTGTCGTCCACGGTCGCGCTCGCTCGAGATCAGGCGCCTGGCAGCATCGCCGCCAAAGACGCTGGCGCTCAAGCTGCCAACGAAGGCAACGTGATCCGTACCTAA
- a CDS encoding thioredoxin family protein has product MAIESTMLALGTPAPAFTLPNPATGATVSLDDLTGPALVVTFICNHCPYVQHVAAGLAALGRDLADQGVAMVGISSNDVVSYPQDGPEQMVVEARRHGWTFPYLYDETQDVARAYSAACTPDTFVFDGQRRLVYRGQLDDSRPKNDLPVTGADVRAAVDAVLAERPVNPDQRPSIGCGIKWR; this is encoded by the coding sequence ATGGCTATCGAATCGACGATGCTTGCCCTCGGCACGCCCGCGCCGGCGTTCACATTGCCCAACCCCGCGACCGGCGCGACCGTGAGTCTCGACGACCTCACCGGGCCCGCCCTGGTTGTCACGTTCATCTGCAACCACTGCCCCTATGTGCAGCATGTGGCCGCCGGATTGGCAGCGCTGGGTCGTGACCTCGCCGATCAAGGCGTCGCCATGGTGGGGATCTCCAGTAATGACGTCGTCAGCTACCCGCAGGACGGACCCGAGCAGATGGTCGTCGAGGCTCGCCGCCACGGCTGGACGTTTCCTTACCTCTACGACGAGACGCAGGACGTCGCCCGCGCCTATTCCGCGGCGTGCACGCCGGACACCTTCGTCTTCGACGGCCAGCGCCGCCTCGTCTACCGCGGCCAGCTGGACGACTCCCGCCCCAAGAACGACCTGCCGGTGACGGGCGCCGACGTCCGGGCGGCGGTCGACGCCGTGCTTGCCGAGCGCCCGGTCAACCCTGACCAACGGCCGTCAATAGGGTGCGGGATCAAGTGGCGCTGA
- a CDS encoding cutinase family protein — protein MIAGYIMRFVGPATVVTACLGASVLLSPVPWASAEPCPDAQVVFARGTGEPEGVGATGQAFIDNLRGRQPGKSVDVYAVNYPASNEWNTGLDGIRDAGAHVVSMAASCPRTKMVLGGFSQGAAVMGFVTSAQVPDGVDPATVPKPLAPEVADHVAAVVLFGMPNVRAMNFLGEPPVVIGPTYQGKTIKVCATDDPVCSDGMNFAAHNTYADNGAMIDKGAAFAAARLDGGSTAPASVVHSTDEGGY, from the coding sequence ATGATTGCCGGTTACATCATGCGGTTTGTGGGCCCTGCCACCGTCGTGACTGCGTGCCTGGGCGCCTCAGTTCTCCTGTCCCCCGTGCCCTGGGCCTCCGCGGAGCCATGTCCAGACGCTCAGGTCGTCTTCGCCCGCGGTACCGGGGAGCCCGAGGGTGTCGGGGCGACCGGGCAGGCGTTCATCGACAACCTACGTGGTCGCCAGCCCGGCAAGTCGGTGGATGTGTACGCGGTCAACTATCCGGCGAGTAACGAGTGGAACACTGGGCTCGACGGTATCCGCGATGCCGGGGCCCACGTCGTGTCGATGGCGGCCAGCTGTCCCAGGACCAAGATGGTGCTCGGCGGGTTCTCGCAAGGTGCGGCCGTGATGGGCTTCGTGACCTCCGCGCAGGTGCCCGACGGCGTCGACCCGGCCACCGTGCCGAAGCCGTTGGCCCCGGAGGTCGCCGACCACGTCGCCGCGGTGGTGCTGTTCGGCATGCCGAATGTGCGGGCCATGAATTTCCTGGGCGAACCGCCGGTGGTGATCGGGCCGACCTATCAGGGGAAAACCATCAAGGTCTGCGCTACCGATGATCCGGTGTGCTCGGACGGCATGAACTTCGCCGCGCATAACACCTATGCCGACAATGGCGCCATGATCGACAAGGGGGCAGCCTTCGCGGCCGCCCGCCTCGACGGCGGCTCAACCGCGCCGGCGTCGGTGGTTCACTCGACCGATGAGGGCGGCTACTAA
- a CDS encoding MOSC domain-containing protein produces MEDDRVRVHSLRRYPVKSMLGEAVDSLFVDERGAEGDRRLALVDTATGHVASAKQARLWRGLLTCTAIGNVGQVNINLPDGTEVAADDPRANELLSQLLGRAVRLVSKRPAGATVERPDPEQLLELGLDADVAGRILEIGLGTPGDSFTDDAPLHAITTATLDHIGVEALRYRPNLVIETPADQRPYVENDWVGAELVVGTVRLRGLEPTPRCVVPTLAHGQLPRAPQALRTPATENRLEAGSCGVAACAGIYFRTTSAGTIHVGDPVTVSA; encoded by the coding sequence ATGGAAGATGACAGGGTGCGGGTCCACAGTTTGCGCCGATATCCGGTGAAGTCGATGCTCGGGGAAGCCGTCGACAGCCTGTTCGTCGACGAGCGCGGTGCCGAGGGAGACCGCCGGCTGGCCTTGGTCGACACCGCCACCGGTCACGTGGCCAGCGCCAAACAGGCCCGGCTCTGGCGTGGTCTGCTGACCTGCACCGCCATCGGAAACGTCGGGCAGGTCAACATCAACCTGCCCGACGGCACTGAAGTCGCCGCCGACGACCCGCGCGCCAACGAATTGCTGTCGCAACTGTTGGGACGCGCGGTCCGGCTGGTCAGCAAGCGACCGGCAGGGGCGACGGTCGAGCGCCCGGACCCCGAGCAGCTGCTCGAGCTCGGCCTGGACGCCGATGTCGCCGGGCGCATCTTGGAGATCGGCCTGGGCACACCGGGCGACTCGTTCACCGACGACGCACCGCTGCACGCGATCACCACGGCGACGCTGGACCACATCGGTGTCGAGGCCTTGCGGTACCGACCGAATCTCGTCATCGAAACACCGGCCGACCAGCGACCCTACGTCGAGAATGATTGGGTCGGTGCCGAATTGGTCGTGGGCACGGTACGACTGCGTGGACTGGAGCCGACCCCGCGCTGTGTGGTGCCGACGCTGGCACACGGGCAGCTGCCACGCGCTCCGCAGGCGCTGCGCACGCCTGCCACCGAGAACCGATTGGAAGCGGGTAGTTGCGGTGTGGCGGCCTGCGCGGGCATCTACTTCAGAACAACGTCTGCGGGCACCATCCACGTGGGGGACCCCGTCACGGTGAGCGCGTAG
- a CDS encoding PPOX class F420-dependent oxidoreductase: protein MTTPLSDEKFVSLTTFKRNGDPVAGPMWIVADGARLAVWTPSDSWKVKRARRDPRVTLTACGRTGKIRTGQPVFQGTAEVRTDAAEVARVEKLVKAKYGWQFWVVTLIEAIVARRREPRCVLHIAVSRDGR from the coding sequence ATGACCACGCCGTTGAGTGACGAAAAGTTCGTGTCGTTGACGACGTTCAAGCGCAACGGGGATCCGGTCGCCGGCCCGATGTGGATCGTCGCCGACGGTGCGCGGTTGGCGGTATGGACCCCGTCCGATTCGTGGAAGGTCAAGCGGGCGCGGCGCGATCCACGGGTCACCCTGACCGCCTGCGGCCGGACGGGCAAGATTCGCACCGGTCAGCCGGTCTTCCAGGGCACCGCCGAGGTCCGCACGGATGCGGCGGAGGTAGCGCGGGTGGAAAAGCTCGTCAAGGCAAAGTATGGCTGGCAGTTCTGGGTGGTGACGCTGATCGAAGCCATTGTCGCGCGGCGGCGCGAACCGCGCTGCGTCCTACACATCGCGGTGTCACGTGATGGAAGATGA
- a CDS encoding class I SAM-dependent methyltransferase → MAIGAGGSFDPATLHAAMVRRLYRRSMTEGQIHLPAVPSMLDDYVTMCENLFASLGIQYTAEETAQLRKVLQNELAKAFNASSRSNIVIQYSCPFGTTLNYRIKPQWATIAADYDSWVATREGPLFGTEPDARVWALATETTDPATFRVLDVGAGTGRNALALARRGHPVDAVELSGKFADIMRAAAQREALTVNVIQSDVFVAMEGVRGDYQLVVFSEVVPDFRTTQELRGMFELAGQCLAPGGHLVFNAFLPHDGYTPDAAARELGQQCNTAIFTRAEVTQAAAEFPLELVADDSAYEYEKTHLPEGAWPPTAWFDGWASGLDVFDVDRANSPIELRWLVYRKQG, encoded by the coding sequence ATGGCAATTGGGGCCGGCGGATCTTTCGACCCGGCGACACTGCATGCGGCTATGGTCCGACGCTTGTATCGGCGATCGATGACCGAAGGGCAGATCCACCTGCCGGCCGTGCCGAGCATGCTCGACGACTACGTCACGATGTGCGAAAACCTGTTTGCCAGCCTGGGCATTCAGTACACCGCCGAAGAAACCGCTCAACTCAGGAAAGTGCTGCAGAACGAATTGGCGAAGGCCTTCAACGCGTCGTCGCGGTCCAACATCGTGATCCAGTACAGCTGTCCGTTCGGCACGACGCTGAACTACCGCATCAAACCGCAGTGGGCGACGATCGCCGCCGACTACGACAGCTGGGTCGCGACCCGTGAGGGTCCGCTGTTCGGCACCGAACCCGACGCGCGGGTTTGGGCACTCGCCACGGAAACGACCGATCCGGCAACTTTCCGGGTGCTCGACGTCGGCGCCGGCACCGGCCGAAACGCGCTCGCCCTGGCCCGGCGTGGTCATCCGGTCGACGCCGTCGAACTGTCCGGGAAGTTCGCCGACATCATGCGCGCGGCCGCCCAACGGGAAGCCCTGACCGTCAACGTCATCCAGAGCGACGTCTTTGTAGCGATGGAGGGGGTCCGTGGCGACTATCAACTGGTCGTCTTCTCCGAAGTGGTACCCGACTTCCGGACGACGCAGGAGTTGCGCGGCATGTTCGAACTCGCCGGCCAATGCCTGGCCCCCGGTGGCCACCTGGTGTTCAACGCCTTTCTGCCGCACGACGGTTACACGCCTGACGCCGCCGCGCGCGAACTTGGGCAGCAATGCAACACCGCGATCTTCACCCGCGCCGAGGTCACGCAAGCGGCAGCCGAGTTCCCGCTCGAGCTCGTTGCCGACGACTCGGCCTACGAGTACGAGAAAACCCACCTGCCCGAGGGCGCCTGGCCGCCGACCGCCTGGTTCGACGGATGGGCCAGTGGACTGGACGTGTTCGACGTCGACCGGGCTAACTCCCCCATCGAGCTGCGCTGGCTCGTGTACCGAAAGCAGGGCTGA